One Micropterus dolomieu isolate WLL.071019.BEF.003 ecotype Adirondacks linkage group LG23, ASM2129224v1, whole genome shotgun sequence DNA window includes the following coding sequences:
- the rnf14 gene encoding E3 ubiquitin-protein ligase RNF14, with the protein MSEDKEAQEDELLALASIYDEEEFHRADSAQGGEIQFCLELPPDFKVVVKGEKTEYHVCFLPPLVLNFELPADYPSMSAPIFTLSSKWMTRAQMSSLCRRLDELWEENQGCVILFTWIQLLKEEALDFLGIQSPLEVTRGGSKAGGERRKTDPAATALTQSGNHSENSEENKREDKKKGKSEPQLSSSSQLDPRAVLLMDPRADLLPQLLDFDEAQRQRVFDSKVFCCGICFVEKLGSNCLCFKECQHVYCKACMTEYFQIQIRDGNVQCLNCPEPKCTSLATPLQVKQLVDEQMFARYDRLLLQSSLDLMADVVYCPRPSCGTAVMVEPDTTMGICSACQYAFCTLCKLGYHGLSNCKIPAAELRNLRDEYLSATTEGKKFMEQRFGKRVIQKAVEESFSRDWLNENCKSCPHCGTNIQKVDGCNKMTCTSCRQYFCWLCLGLLSKVNPYSHFNNPNSPCYNQLFQGVDLDEEDAFWSDEED; encoded by the exons ATGTCTGAGGACAAGGAAGCCCAGGAGGATGAGCTGCTTGCATTAGCAAGTATCTATGATGAGGAGGAGTTCCACCGGGCAGATTCGGCACAGGGGGGAGAGATCCAGTTCTGTCTAGAGCTCCCTCCTGATTTCAAAGTTGTTGTCAAAG gagagaaaactgaatatcatgtctgcttcttacctcCTTTGGTGCTTAACTTTGAGCTTCCTGCTGACTATCCATCCATGTCCGCACCAATCTTCACGCTCAGCTCTAAATGGATGACCAGAGCACAG ATGAGCTCTCTGTGCAGACGCCTGGATGAGCTGTGGGAGGAGAACCAAGGCTGTGTGATTCTTTTCACGTGGATCCAGCTCCTCAAAGAGGAGGCTCTGGACTTTCTGGGAATCCAGTCTCCTCTTGAAGTCACAAGGGGAGGAAGTAAGGCAGGCGGTGAGCGCAGGAAAACAGACCCTGCAGCCACag CTCTGACGCAGAGTGGGAATCATTCTGAAAACAGTGAGGAGAACAAAAGAGAGGACAAGAAGAAGGGCAAATCTGAACCGCAGTTGTCTTCGTCTTCTCAACTAGACCCGCGGGCCGTCCTGTTGATGGATCCGCGCGCCGACCTCCTACCTCAGCTCCTGGACTTTGACGAAGCGCAGCGACAGAGAGTGTTTGATAGCAAGGTGTTCTGCTGTGGGATATGCTTTGTAGAGAAACTGGGCTCCAACTGCCTCTGCTTTAAGGAGTGCCAGCATGTCTACTGCAAGGCCTGTATGACTGAATACTTCCAGATTCAAATACGGGACGGCAACGTTCAGTGCCTTAATTGCCCTGAGCCCAAATGTACCTCCTTAGCCACACCGCTGCAG GTGAAGCAGCTGGTAGATGAGCAGATGTTTGCCCGTTATGACCGTTTGCTGCTCCAGTCTAGTCTAGATCTCATGGCCGATGTGGTCTACTGTCCCCGCCCTTCCTGCGGCACTGCTGTTATGGTGGAGCCAGACACAACCATGGGCATTTGCTCGGCCTGCCAGTATGCTTTTTGCACACTGTGCAAGTTGGGCTATCATGGTCTCTCCAACTGTAAAATCCCTGCAG CTGAATTGCGTAACCTCCGAGATGAGTACCTGTCTGCCACAACGGAGGGGAAAAAGTTCATGGAGCAACGCTTTGGGAAGAGGGTGATCCAGAAAGCAGTGGAAGAGTCCTTTAGCAGAGACTGGCTCAATGAGAACTGTAAAAGCTGCCCACACTGTGGAACCAACATACAG AAAGTGGATGGCTGTAATAAGATGACGTGTACCTCGTGCAGACAATACTTTTGTTGGCTGTGCCTGGGCCTGCTCAGCAAAGTCAACCCGTACAGTCACTTTAACAACCCCAATTCACCTTGTTACAACCA GCTCTTCCAAGGTGTGGATCTCGATGAAGAAGATGCCTTCTGGAGTGATGAGGAGGACTGA